Proteins from a single region of Streptomyces sp. HUAS 15-9:
- a CDS encoding transposase, whose translation MVGVRGAEKNRAEKLLEDAQIKLSVVYSDIFGVSGRAMMAALLAGERDPRTLAQLARTRMRGKTAALEEAFTGYFTDHHAFLLVKMLERIDAIDADIAELDTKIEEMIAPFVQALQRLDEVPGIDPTAAAVILAEIGLDMSRFPTVGHLASWAKFAPGVKESAGKNKGRGATGHGNRYLARELGESAVGAARPDTFLGERYRRIARHRGKKKVIVAVGRSILVIVWHLLNDPEVRFEDLGSDFYTRRIDPERRQRSHVHQLEALGYKVSLEPAAA comes from the coding sequence CTGGTCGGGGTGCGCGGGGCGGAGAAGAACAGGGCGGAGAAGCTGCTGGAGGACGCCCAGATCAAGCTCAGCGTGGTCTACTCCGACATCTTCGGAGTCTCCGGACGGGCCATGATGGCCGCCCTGCTCGCCGGGGAACGCGACCCGAGGACGCTGGCCCAGCTGGCCCGCACCCGGATGCGCGGCAAGACCGCGGCCCTGGAGGAGGCGTTCACCGGGTACTTCACCGACCATCACGCGTTCTTGCTGGTCAAGATGCTGGAGCGGATCGACGCCATCGACGCCGACATCGCCGAACTCGACACGAAGATCGAGGAGATGATCGCCCCTTTCGTCCAGGCCCTCCAACGACTGGATGAGGTCCCCGGCATCGACCCGACCGCGGCCGCCGTCATCCTCGCGGAGATCGGGTTGGACATGAGCCGGTTCCCCACCGTCGGCCACCTGGCCTCCTGGGCCAAATTCGCTCCGGGCGTGAAGGAATCGGCTGGCAAGAACAAGGGCCGTGGCGCCACCGGCCACGGCAACCGCTACCTCGCCAGAGAGCTTGGCGAGTCCGCTGTCGGAGCCGCCCGCCCTGACACCTTCCTTGGCGAGCGCTACCGCAGGATCGCCCGCCACCGCGGCAAGAAGAAGGTCATCGTCGCAGTCGGCCGCTCCATCCTGGTGATCGTCTGGCACCTGCTCAACGACCCCGAAGTCCGATTTGAGGACCTCGGCTCCGACTTCTACACCCGCCGCATCGATCCCGAACGCCGCCAACGCAGCCACGTCCACCAGCTCGAAGCACTCGGCTACAAGGTCAGCCTCGAACCCGCCGCAGCCTGA
- a CDS encoding Asp23/Gls24 family envelope stress response protein — protein sequence MKVAEETAKQNVTAGRGEPGARGRTTIADGVVEKIAGIAARDVVGVHAMGSGISRAFGAARERVPGTSKSVSRGVKVEVGETQTAIDLEIVIEYGVSVADVAGAVRESVISAVEWMTGLEVVEVNIAVSDVKLPDEEDEGEEQPRLR from the coding sequence ATGAAGGTCGCGGAGGAAACCGCTAAGCAAAATGTCACGGCGGGGCGGGGCGAGCCCGGTGCGCGGGGCCGGACCACCATCGCCGACGGCGTCGTCGAGAAGATCGCCGGGATCGCGGCCCGTGATGTGGTCGGGGTGCACGCGATGGGCAGCGGAATCTCCAGAGCCTTCGGCGCAGCGCGGGAGCGGGTGCCCGGCACCAGCAAGTCCGTCTCCCGCGGCGTCAAGGTCGAAGTCGGCGAGACGCAGACGGCGATCGATCTGGAAATCGTCATCGAATACGGCGTCTCGGTCGCGGACGTGGCGGGCGCCGTGCGGGAGAGCGTGATCTCCGCCGTCGAGTGGATGACGGGCCTGGAAGTCGTGGAAGTCAACATCGCGGTCAGCGACGTGAAGCTCCCCGACGAAGAGGACGAAGGGGAAGAGCAGCCGCGGCTGCGGTAG
- the gvpO gene encoding gas vesicle protein produces the protein MFEADVLELTRIPDTMSLMASYRT, from the coding sequence TTGTTCGAGGCGGACGTCCTCGAACTCACCCGGATCCCCGACACCATGAGCCTGATGGCGAGCTATCGAACTTGA
- a CDS encoding PRC-barrel domain-containing protein: MNPCHRRSAAVGASDIREWRGHHVVDAKGNKIGTLESVYVDTTTDEPSFATVTVGLPTRRRLVFVPLNGREGRPGQPEGHPAEEDGQQAPSIDPDSVLPAEKEEAVFTHYGMHHDPGRRRYAATRPALTHASHREGR, encoded by the coding sequence GTGAATCCCTGCCATCGGAGGTCAGCGGCGGTCGGGGCAAGCGATATCCGCGAGTGGCGTGGTCATCACGTGGTCGACGCAAAAGGCAACAAGATCGGCACCCTGGAGTCGGTCTACGTCGACACGACAACCGACGAGCCCTCCTTCGCGACGGTCACCGTGGGCCTGCCCACCCGGCGCCGCCTGGTGTTCGTGCCGCTCAATGGGCGCGAAGGTCGGCCCGGACAACCTGAAGGTCACCCAGCCGAAGAAGACGGTCAACAGGCTCCCTCGATCGACCCCGACAGCGTGCTCCCCGCCGAGAAGGAGGAAGCCGTCTTCACCCACTACGGAATGCACCACGATCCCGGGCGCCGGAGGTACGCGGCGACTCGGCCGGCGCTGACACACGCAAGCCACCGGGAGGGGCGATGA
- a CDS encoding aminotransferase class I/II-fold pyridoxal phosphate-dependent enzyme — protein sequence MGLNHDEAPVLDALARYHDADELGFTPPGHKQARGADPRARAVLGDAVFFGDVLANGGLDDRLTRGRVLERAEELMADAVHADHTFFSTCGSSLSVKAAMLAVTCPGHRLVVGRDAHKSVVAGLILSGVEPVWVEPQWDAVRHIAHPPSAAAYDKVYSEHPDADGVLVTSPTPYGSAADLAGIADVCHRRGKPLIVDEAWGAHLPFHDELPSWAMDAGADICVTSIHKMGSGLEQGSVFHLQGDLIDPAELASRADLLGTTSPNVLLYAGIDAWRRQMVQHGRELIGRALELAARTRTAIEAIDGFHVNDAADFCGPDLAAGFDPLPVVMDIRELGTTGYRAADWLREHHHIDAHLFDHRRISAQLTHADDEQTTARLLTALHELADRSTDLSHAPQVVVPSPADLRMNQVRLPRDAYFAPHAEVPVTEACGRIAAEMITPYPPGIPVVLPGERLTEPVLEYLTTGVTAGMFLPDAADQQLNTVRVVAEG from the coding sequence ATGGGTCTGAACCACGATGAAGCGCCCGTCCTCGACGCACTCGCCCGGTATCACGACGCCGACGAGCTGGGATTTACGCCACCCGGTCACAAGCAGGCACGTGGCGCGGACCCCCGGGCACGGGCGGTGCTGGGGGATGCCGTCTTCTTCGGCGACGTCCTGGCCAACGGCGGGCTGGACGACCGGCTCACCCGGGGCCGCGTACTTGAGCGGGCCGAGGAACTGATGGCCGACGCGGTGCACGCCGACCACACGTTCTTCTCGACCTGCGGCAGTTCCCTGTCGGTCAAGGCCGCCATGCTGGCGGTGACCTGCCCCGGCCACCGGCTCGTCGTCGGACGCGACGCACACAAGTCGGTCGTCGCCGGGCTCATCCTCTCCGGCGTCGAGCCGGTGTGGGTGGAGCCGCAGTGGGACGCTGTGCGGCACATCGCCCATCCTCCGTCGGCGGCCGCCTACGACAAGGTGTACTCCGAGCACCCCGATGCCGACGGGGTCCTGGTCACCAGCCCCACCCCCTACGGATCGGCGGCCGACCTCGCGGGCATCGCGGATGTGTGTCACCGCCGCGGCAAGCCGCTCATCGTGGACGAGGCGTGGGGAGCGCATCTGCCCTTCCATGACGAGCTGCCGTCGTGGGCCATGGACGCGGGCGCCGACATCTGCGTGACCAGCATCCACAAGATGGGCAGCGGCCTGGAGCAGGGCTCGGTGTTCCACCTCCAGGGTGACCTCATCGATCCCGCCGAACTGGCCTCACGCGCCGACCTGCTCGGCACGACCAGCCCGAACGTCCTGCTCTACGCGGGCATCGACGCCTGGCGCCGGCAGATGGTCCAGCACGGCCGCGAGCTCATCGGGCGGGCTCTGGAACTGGCCGCACGCACCCGCACCGCCATCGAGGCCATCGACGGCTTCCACGTCAACGACGCGGCGGACTTCTGCGGTCCCGACCTCGCCGCCGGCTTCGATCCCCTCCCGGTCGTCATGGACATCCGCGAACTGGGCACCACCGGCTACCGGGCCGCCGACTGGCTGCGCGAGCACCATCACATCGATGCCCACCTCTTCGATCACCGGCGCATCAGCGCCCAGCTCACCCACGCCGACGACGAGCAGACCACGGCTCGTCTCCTCACCGCCCTGCACGAGCTGGCCGACCGTTCCACCGACCTGAGTCATGCCCCGCAGGTCGTTGTTCCCTCCCCCGCCGATCTGCGGATGAACCAGGTCCGGCTGCCCCGCGACGCCTACTTCGCGCCGCACGCCGAAGTTCCCGTCACCGAGGCCTGCGGCCGGATCGCCGCCGAGATGATCACCCCGTACCCGCCCGGGATCCCCGTCGTCCTGCCCGGCGAGCGCCTGACCGAGCCGGTGCTGGAATACCTGACCACGGGAGTCACGGCGGGCATGTTCCTGCCCGACGCCGCCGACCAGCAACTGAACACCGTACGGGTGGTCGCGGAGGGCTGA
- a CDS encoding YihY/virulence factor BrkB family protein, whose protein sequence is MAKLHLPGRNAHHRSDETEAAPGPGPEVERRAPDAPTKLPKRAWGAVFRGSLREFKDDELTDRAAALTYYGVLSLFPALLVLVSLLGVTGKSTTDTVLANLKQLAPGSARNIITGAVKQLQGGASIGSVMAIVGVALAVWSASGYVAAFIRAANAVYDVPEGRPVWKILPVRLGVTVVLMVLAVASAVIVVFTGGLARQVGTALGIGDTALTAWSVAKWPVLVVLVTVMIAILYWATPNARMKGFRWITPGSFLALLIWMIASAGFAFYVAKFASYNRTYGTMAGVIVFLVWLWISNLAILLGLEFDAETLRQRAVAGGYPPDAEPYTEPRDTRKWDEEDRRRLEDGA, encoded by the coding sequence ATGGCGAAGTTGCATCTACCGGGGCGCAATGCGCACCACCGCAGTGACGAGACGGAAGCGGCACCTGGGCCGGGGCCCGAGGTTGAGCGGCGGGCACCGGATGCGCCGACGAAGCTGCCGAAGCGGGCCTGGGGGGCAGTGTTCAGGGGGTCGCTGCGCGAGTTCAAGGACGATGAACTGACCGACCGCGCAGCGGCGCTGACGTACTACGGCGTGCTCTCGCTGTTCCCCGCGCTGCTGGTTCTGGTGTCACTGCTGGGTGTCACCGGCAAGTCAACCACCGACACGGTGCTGGCCAACCTCAAGCAACTTGCTCCCGGCTCAGCCCGGAACATCATCACCGGGGCGGTGAAGCAGCTCCAAGGCGGCGCCAGCATCGGGTCGGTCATGGCGATTGTCGGTGTCGCGCTGGCGGTGTGGTCGGCGTCCGGATATGTGGCAGCGTTCATCCGTGCGGCGAACGCCGTCTACGACGTGCCCGAGGGGCGCCCGGTGTGGAAGATCCTGCCCGTCCGTCTGGGGGTGACGGTCGTGCTGATGGTGCTGGCCGTCGCCAGTGCGGTGATCGTGGTCTTCACCGGCGGCCTGGCCCGGCAGGTCGGCACCGCCCTCGGGATCGGGGACACCGCGCTGACGGCGTGGTCGGTCGCCAAGTGGCCTGTCCTGGTCGTACTGGTCACCGTGATGATCGCGATCCTGTACTGGGCGACCCCGAACGCGCGGATGAAGGGGTTCCGCTGGATCACACCGGGCAGCTTTCTTGCCCTGCTGATCTGGATGATCGCCTCCGCCGGTTTCGCCTTCTACGTCGCGAAGTTCGCCTCGTACAACAGGACCTACGGCACCATGGCCGGTGTCATCGTCTTCCTGGTGTGGCTGTGGATCAGCAACCTGGCGATCCTGCTGGGCCTGGAATTCGACGCGGAGACCCTGCGCCAGCGGGCGGTCGCGGGCGGCTACCCGCCGGACGCGGAGCCGTACACCGAGCCCCGCGACACCAGAAAGTGGGACGAGGAAGACCGGCGCCGCCTGGAGGACGGCGCGTAG
- a CDS encoding SRPBCC family protein encodes MSTVREAVDVEVPLHTAYNQWTQFEEFPYFMEGVEEVRQLDDRHNHWTTKIGGVRREFDTEIVDQLPDDRITWRAIGGDTQQRGSVRFERLDDTHTRVELMMDVEPTGVAEKGADMLGVIDRRVKGDLRRFKDYIEHRGGETGAWRGRIRPEDPGSPL; translated from the coding sequence ATGAGCACGGTCAGGGAAGCAGTGGATGTCGAGGTTCCGCTTCACACGGCCTACAACCAGTGGACCCAGTTCGAGGAGTTTCCGTACTTCATGGAGGGCGTCGAGGAGGTCAGGCAGCTCGACGACCGGCACAACCACTGGACCACCAAGATCGGCGGGGTGCGGCGCGAGTTCGACACGGAGATCGTCGACCAGTTGCCGGACGACCGGATCACCTGGCGGGCCATCGGCGGAGACACGCAGCAGCGGGGATCGGTCCGTTTCGAGCGCCTGGACGACACGCACACCCGGGTGGAGCTCATGATGGACGTCGAGCCCACAGGCGTCGCCGAGAAGGGCGCGGACATGCTGGGTGTGATCGACCGGCGGGTCAAGGGAGACCTGCGCCGTTTCAAGGACTACATCGAACACCGCGGCGGCGAGACCGGTGCCTGGCGCGGCCGCATCCGGCCCGAGGACCCCGGCTCGCCCCTCTGA
- a CDS encoding zinc-binding alcohol dehydrogenase family protein, giving the protein MSRMPATMPAVAYRKSLPVDDVGSLEDVQLPVPEPGPRDLLVRVEAIAVNPVDYKVRQNNDPGGEPKVLGWDAAGTVVAVGDEVEEFEVGDDVFYAGAIDRPGTDSLFHTVDERVVGRKPATLSFAEAAALPLTSLTAWEGLFEHLGLHDGALEKTGTLLVTAAAGGVGAMVAQLASALTGLTVIGTASRPETGEFARRMGAAHIVDRRKPLAPQVAEVAPGGVDYVFSTAGTDQNLAAYADILKPFGRLVAIDDFGPVEIGLLKSKSISFQWEFMFTRSLHRTPDQAVQRHILNQIARLADAGIVTTTATTDLGTINAEHLREAHRMLESGRTIGKITLTGF; this is encoded by the coding sequence ATGAGCAGGATGCCCGCCACCATGCCCGCTGTCGCCTACCGCAAGAGCCTGCCCGTGGACGACGTCGGAAGCCTCGAAGACGTCCAGCTGCCGGTGCCGGAGCCCGGCCCCCGTGACCTGCTGGTGCGGGTCGAGGCCATCGCGGTCAACCCGGTGGACTACAAGGTGCGGCAGAACAACGACCCGGGCGGCGAGCCGAAAGTCCTCGGGTGGGACGCCGCGGGCACGGTCGTCGCGGTCGGCGACGAGGTGGAGGAGTTCGAGGTCGGCGACGATGTCTTCTACGCCGGGGCCATCGACCGGCCCGGCACCGACTCGCTCTTCCACACCGTGGACGAGCGAGTCGTCGGCCGCAAGCCCGCCACCCTCTCCTTCGCCGAGGCGGCGGCTCTGCCGCTGACGTCGCTCACCGCGTGGGAGGGCCTCTTCGAGCACCTCGGTCTGCACGACGGAGCCCTGGAGAAGACCGGCACCTTGCTGGTCACCGCGGCCGCGGGCGGCGTCGGCGCGATGGTGGCCCAGCTGGCAAGCGCGCTGACCGGCCTGACGGTGATCGGCACGGCCTCCCGCCCGGAGACCGGCGAGTTCGCCCGCCGCATGGGGGCCGCCCACATCGTCGACCGCCGCAAGCCCCTGGCCCCGCAGGTGGCCGAAGTGGCACCGGGCGGAGTCGACTACGTCTTCAGCACCGCAGGCACGGATCAGAACCTGGCCGCCTACGCGGACATCCTCAAGCCGTTCGGACGGCTCGTGGCCATCGACGACTTCGGCCCGGTCGAGATCGGCCTGCTGAAGTCCAAGAGCATCTCCTTCCAGTGGGAGTTCATGTTCACCCGCTCGCTCCACCGGACGCCCGACCAGGCGGTGCAGCGGCACATCCTGAACCAGATCGCCCGCCTGGCGGACGCCGGGATCGTCACCACCACCGCCACCACCGACCTCGGCACGATCAACGCGGAGCACCTGCGGGAGGCCCACCGCATGCTGGAGTCCGGCAGGACGATCGGGAAGATCACCTTGACGGGCTTCTGA
- a CDS encoding gas vesicle structural protein GvpA, translating into MTVVPVQQTGGSGGSSLYDVLDLVLDRGLVIDAFVRVSLVGIEILKIDIRVAVASVDTYLRFAEACNRLDLEAGPHKSPGLPDMVGEITESGARGESKGALSGAAESVSDAFEQAREEGHEESRPRARKPMAARRKEEQE; encoded by the coding sequence ATGACCGTAGTCCCGGTACAGCAGACCGGTGGAAGCGGCGGCAGCAGCCTCTACGACGTACTGGATCTCGTCCTCGACCGAGGACTCGTCATCGACGCGTTCGTACGGGTCTCCCTGGTCGGCATCGAGATCCTGAAGATCGACATACGGGTCGCCGTGGCCAGCGTCGACACCTACCTGCGCTTCGCCGAGGCGTGCAACCGGCTCGACCTCGAGGCCGGCCCGCACAAGAGCCCCGGCCTTCCCGACATGGTCGGCGAGATCACCGAATCCGGCGCGCGCGGCGAGTCCAAGGGCGCGCTGTCCGGCGCCGCCGAGAGCGTCTCGGATGCCTTCGAGCAGGCACGTGAGGAAGGCCATGAGGAGTCCAGGCCGCGGGCCCGCAAGCCCATGGCCGCCCGCAGGAAGGAGGAGCAGGAGTGA
- a CDS encoding DUF5133 domain-containing protein, translating into MLTAYPALLRELVERCETLGRQAASGGGPKIARQLEDASYTLCVLTGTRQLDTALYVARRQLAAAMAQNGSLHR; encoded by the coding sequence ATGCTGACGGCGTATCCAGCGCTCCTGCGGGAGCTGGTCGAACGGTGCGAGACACTCGGGCGGCAGGCGGCATCCGGCGGCGGGCCGAAGATCGCTCGTCAGCTCGAGGACGCCAGCTACACCCTGTGCGTGCTCACCGGCACCCGCCAGCTGGACACAGCCCTGTATGTAGCCCGCCGACAACTGGCCGCCGCCATGGCACAGAACGGTTCCCTGCACCGCTGA
- a CDS encoding GlsB/YeaQ/YmgE family stress response membrane protein, producing MEISGIISAIVIGIVIGVLGRLVVPGRQRIGILWTIVIGIVAAFIGTAIASSIGVADTKGIDWIEWLFQIALAALGVAALSKVKLRH from the coding sequence ATGGAGATCTCAGGCATCATCAGCGCGATCGTCATCGGTATCGTGATCGGCGTCCTCGGCCGGCTTGTCGTCCCGGGCCGTCAGCGCATCGGCATCCTGTGGACGATCGTGATCGGCATCGTCGCGGCCTTCATCGGCACGGCCATCGCATCGAGTATCGGTGTCGCCGACACCAAGGGCATCGACTGGATCGAATGGCTCTTCCAGATTGCGCTGGCCGCTCTCGGTGTGGCCGCGCTCAGCAAGGTGAAGCTTCGCCACTGA
- a CDS encoding winged helix-turn-helix transcriptional regulator, with protein sequence MVTPCTSERHDHHDIYAAQCPCREVLDLLANKWSALAIGAMEEGPKRFGALLRRLEGVSPKVLTSTLRRLEKKGFVNRTIYPAVPLHVEYALTDLGRSVARPLAQLRLWVEDHIDEIDQA encoded by the coding sequence ATGGTGACTCCGTGCACCTCCGAACGGCACGACCACCATGACATCTATGCGGCCCAGTGCCCGTGTCGCGAGGTGCTGGATCTGCTGGCCAACAAGTGGTCGGCACTCGCCATCGGTGCAATGGAGGAAGGGCCAAAACGCTTCGGGGCGCTGCTGCGGCGCCTGGAGGGTGTCAGCCCGAAGGTGCTCACCTCGACGCTGCGCCGCCTGGAGAAGAAGGGATTCGTGAACCGCACGATCTACCCTGCGGTCCCGCTGCACGTGGAGTACGCGCTCACCGACCTGGGCCGCAGCGTGGCCCGGCCGCTGGCACAGCTGCGGCTGTGGGTGGAGGACCACATCGACGAGATCGACCAGGCGTGA
- a CDS encoding CBS domain-containing protein yields MTQHVRDIMTGTPASVETGALVTDVARLMRDQNIGIVLVTEEDHLRGLVSDRDLVVRGLAEGTDPQQMTVADLCSEDLVTITPDEDLDRAVALMREHSVRRLPVVEGDEPVGVISLGDLAVERDRGSALGDISAARPNT; encoded by the coding sequence ATGACGCAGCATGTCCGCGACATCATGACCGGCACACCGGCGTCGGTGGAGACCGGGGCCTTGGTCACCGATGTGGCGCGGCTGATGCGTGACCAGAACATCGGCATCGTCCTGGTCACGGAGGAGGACCACTTGCGCGGGCTGGTGAGCGACCGGGACCTGGTGGTGCGCGGGCTCGCGGAGGGCACGGATCCCCAGCAGATGACCGTGGCCGATCTGTGCAGCGAGGACCTGGTCACCATCACGCCGGACGAGGATCTCGACCGGGCCGTCGCGTTGATGCGGGAGCACTCGGTTCGCCGTCTCCCGGTTGTCGAGGGTGATGAGCCGGTCGGTGTCATCTCGCTCGGCGATCTGGCGGTCGAGCGTGATCGGGGCTCGGCGCTCGGCGACATCAGCGCGGCCCGGCCCAACACGTAA
- a CDS encoding IS110 family transposase, which yields MLQETEDREEIIERVAALDIGKAHLVCCARIPHEGRPGRRMQEVQTYPTMTRSLLSMADHLRCLGVTRVVMEATSDYWKPAFYVLEAAGFETWLVNARDVKHLLGRPKTDKLDAVWLCKVAERQMIRPSFVPHPRSADYAMSLVTGLTWSGCAGRRRTGRRSCWRTPRSSSAWSTPTSSESPDGP from the coding sequence GTGCTGCAGGAGACTGAGGACCGCGAGGAGATCATCGAACGGGTCGCTGCACTGGATATCGGCAAGGCCCACCTGGTGTGCTGCGCCCGCATCCCCCACGAGGGGCGTCCAGGGCGGCGGATGCAGGAAGTGCAGACGTACCCGACGATGACGCGTTCGCTGCTGAGTATGGCCGATCACCTCAGGTGCCTGGGGGTGACCCGGGTGGTCATGGAGGCCACCAGCGACTACTGGAAGCCCGCCTTCTACGTACTGGAGGCGGCCGGGTTCGAGACCTGGCTGGTCAACGCCCGCGATGTGAAACACCTGCTGGGGCGGCCCAAGACCGACAAGCTGGACGCGGTGTGGCTGTGCAAGGTCGCCGAACGCCAGATGATCCGGCCCAGCTTCGTGCCCCACCCGAGATCCGCCGACTACGCGATGTCACTCGTTACCGGACTGACCTGGTCGGGGTGCGCGGGGCGGAGAAGAACAGGGCGGAGAAGCTGCTGGAGGACGCCCAGATCAAGCTCAGCGTGGTCTACTCCGACATCTTCGGAGTCTCCGGACGGGCCATGA
- a CDS encoding hemerythrin domain-containing protein, with amino-acid sequence MGHGGNVLQELMADHREVEEMFGRIEAMTGGGQELRDLVDEVTVELVRHSVAEEQYLYPAVREYVEGGDRLADKELADHGRVEKILKQLERTDTDDPQMSPLLQQLMEEVTAHVQDEENNLFPALRQTCTPEMLDDLGDRIRRAKTMAPTRPHPAAPDTPPANKLLAPGAGLVDRARDFVTGRGKS; translated from the coding sequence ATGGGACATGGCGGAAATGTGCTTCAGGAGCTGATGGCCGACCACCGCGAGGTCGAGGAGATGTTCGGCCGGATCGAAGCGATGACCGGCGGCGGGCAGGAACTACGTGATCTCGTGGACGAGGTCACCGTCGAGCTGGTGCGTCACTCGGTCGCCGAGGAGCAGTACCTGTATCCGGCGGTGCGCGAGTACGTCGAGGGCGGCGACCGGCTCGCGGACAAGGAACTCGCCGATCACGGCCGGGTCGAGAAGATCCTCAAGCAGCTGGAAAGGACGGACACCGACGATCCCCAGATGAGTCCGCTGCTGCAGCAGCTCATGGAAGAGGTGACCGCCCACGTCCAGGACGAGGAGAACAACCTCTTCCCGGCACTGCGCCAGACCTGCACCCCCGAGATGCTGGACGATCTCGGGGACAGGATCCGCAGGGCCAAGACCATGGCCCCGACCCGCCCGCACCCCGCCGCTCCCGACACCCCGCCGGCGAACAAGCTCCTCGCCCCGGGCGCCGGCCTGGTGGACCGGGCCCGCGACTTCGTCACCGGCCGCGGCAAATCCTGA
- a CDS encoding SDR family oxidoreductase, with amino-acid sequence MSSEAGSRVVVTGATGNVGTSVVRLLSADPEVEWVRGVARRTPDGWAPAKTEWHAVDVAAEQADLGEVCQGATAVIHLAWAFQPTHDPARTWQTNVLGSIRVFEAAARARVPVLVHASSVGAYSPGPKDKDQAVDESWPTHGWPDAAYCREKAYLERVLDSFEHEHTETRVVRMRPAFLFKRESASEQRRIFGGRFLPGPLARPELLPFLPDIRGLRVQALHTDDAARACLLALRSPRARGAFNLAADPPVDADLLGEMLGTRRVRLPRTGARSAIAAAWGLHLLPASPHLFDAVLRLPLMDCTRAHAQLGWRAECTATEVLQEFLDGLQHGAGADTAPMQGRKVG; translated from the coding sequence GTGAGCAGCGAAGCAGGCAGCAGAGTCGTGGTCACGGGGGCGACCGGCAATGTAGGTACGAGCGTGGTACGCCTCCTTTCCGCGGACCCGGAAGTCGAGTGGGTGCGGGGCGTGGCCCGGCGCACACCCGATGGCTGGGCGCCCGCCAAGACCGAGTGGCACGCCGTCGACGTGGCGGCCGAACAAGCCGACCTGGGCGAGGTGTGCCAGGGCGCCACAGCAGTGATCCATCTGGCGTGGGCGTTCCAGCCGACACACGATCCGGCGAGGACCTGGCAGACCAACGTCCTCGGCAGCATCCGGGTCTTCGAGGCCGCGGCCCGCGCGCGGGTGCCGGTGCTGGTACATGCCTCGTCGGTCGGCGCATATTCACCCGGGCCCAAGGACAAGGACCAGGCCGTCGACGAGTCCTGGCCGACACACGGCTGGCCGGACGCCGCCTACTGCCGCGAGAAGGCCTACCTGGAACGGGTCCTGGACTCCTTCGAGCACGAGCACACCGAGACCCGTGTGGTGCGCATGCGCCCGGCCTTCCTCTTCAAACGGGAGTCGGCAAGCGAGCAGCGCCGCATCTTCGGCGGCCGTTTCCTGCCGGGCCCCCTGGCACGACCGGAACTGCTTCCCTTCCTGCCCGACATCCGCGGCCTGCGGGTCCAGGCCCTGCACACCGACGACGCCGCCAGGGCCTGCCTCCTCGCACTGCGCTCACCCCGAGCCCGGGGCGCCTTCAACCTCGCCGCCGACCCCCCGGTCGACGCCGACCTGCTCGGCGAGATGCTCGGCACCCGCCGCGTGCGGCTGCCACGCACCGGGGCCCGATCCGCGATCGCCGCCGCCTGGGGGCTGCACCTGCTGCCCGCATCCCCCCACCTCTTCGACGCGGTCCTGCGCCTCCCCCTGATGGACTGCACACGCGCGCATGCCCAACTGGGCTGGCGGGCAGAATGCACCGCGACCGAGGTACTGCAAGAGTTCCTGGACGGCCTGCAGCACGGGGCGGGTGCCGACACCGCACCGATGCAAGGACGCAAGGTCGGCTGA